The following are from one region of the Knoellia sp. p5-6-4 genome:
- a CDS encoding methionine synthase, with protein sequence MTRATGIGSWPGTDLREALRTVHGLLVEEGLPYLPEAPARGPGADMLGRAAGLLVDLAVDLQPSGWRFVDRPGRDAHRTASFWRRDLDDLAEVFDGYAGELKVAVAGPWTLAAGVRLHRGERALADEGAVRDLAESLAEGIRRHLADVERLVPGAAVVLQVDEPSLPAVLAGRLPTASGYGHLRPVDPQVARQGLEQVLAAAGERSTVLHCCDPGIPLPLLRSTGVGAIALDTTSLNPARWESVAATVEGGTTLYAGCLPTDGSGTTAGAWRQIVQAWQRTGLPLSGLADIVVSPACGLAGLTPAGARDVQRSAVEVARELSERAAS encoded by the coding sequence GTGACACGCGCGACCGGCATCGGATCCTGGCCTGGCACCGACCTGCGCGAGGCGCTTCGCACGGTTCACGGCCTGCTCGTCGAGGAGGGCCTGCCCTACCTCCCTGAGGCGCCCGCACGCGGCCCCGGCGCCGACATGCTCGGGCGGGCGGCCGGCCTGCTGGTCGACCTCGCCGTCGACCTGCAGCCGTCGGGATGGCGCTTCGTCGACCGTCCCGGCAGGGACGCGCATCGCACTGCCTCCTTCTGGCGCCGCGACCTCGACGACCTCGCCGAGGTGTTCGACGGCTACGCGGGCGAGCTGAAGGTGGCCGTCGCCGGCCCGTGGACCCTCGCCGCCGGCGTCCGCCTCCACCGCGGCGAGCGGGCGCTGGCCGACGAGGGGGCCGTGCGCGACCTGGCGGAGTCGCTCGCCGAGGGGATCCGCAGGCACCTCGCCGACGTCGAGCGGCTGGTTCCCGGGGCCGCGGTGGTGCTCCAGGTCGACGAGCCGTCGCTGCCGGCCGTGCTGGCCGGACGGCTGCCGACCGCCTCGGGCTACGGCCACCTGCGGCCGGTCGACCCCCAGGTCGCGCGGCAGGGCCTGGAGCAGGTGCTCGCTGCCGCGGGGGAGCGCAGCACGGTGCTGCACTGCTGCGACCCCGGCATACCGCTGCCCCTCCTGCGCTCGACGGGCGTCGGCGCCATCGCCCTCGACACGACCTCCCTCAACCCCGCCCGGTGGGAGTCGGTCGCGGCGACCGTCGAGGGCGGCACCACGCTGTATGCCGGGTGCCTGCCGACCGACGGCAGCGGCACCACCGCGGGGGCGTGGCGGCAGATCGTGCAGGCCTGGCAGAGAACGGGGTTACCGCTGTCAGGGCTCGCTGACATCGTGGTGAGCCCGGCCTGCGGACTGGCCGGGCTCACACCGGCGGGGGCCCGCGACGTTCAACGGTCGGCCGTCGAGGTGGCCAGAGAACTGTCCGAGCGAGCAGCGAGCTAG
- the prfB gene encoding peptide chain release factor 2 yields MAVDFTQEIKELRATMDSVRGVTDLDALQAQIKDLEAKASAPDLWDDPDAAQQVTSALSRANAERDRVVGMDARIDDLETLVEMGTEDGGDAETIAEAERELVAIKKALGELEVRTLLSGEYDEREAVVTIRAGAGGVDAADFAEMLMRMYLRWAERHGYPTKVMDTSYAEEAGLKSATFEVNVPYAYGNLSVEAGTHRLVRISPFDNQGRRQTSFAAVEVIPLIEQTDHIEIPENEIKVDVFRSSGPGGQSVNTTDSAVRMTHIPTGIVVSMQNEKSQIQNRAAALRVLQSRLLLQRQAEEAAERKEMAGDVKASWGDQMRSYVLQPYQMVKDLRTEHEVGNPSAVFDGDIDDFIEAGIRWRKEQQKANA; encoded by the coding sequence GTGGCAGTCGACTTCACCCAAGAGATCAAAGAGCTCCGCGCGACCATGGACTCGGTCCGCGGCGTCACGGACCTCGACGCCCTGCAGGCCCAGATCAAGGACCTGGAGGCCAAGGCGTCGGCGCCGGACCTCTGGGACGACCCCGACGCCGCCCAGCAGGTGACGTCGGCGCTCTCGCGCGCCAACGCCGAGCGCGACCGCGTGGTGGGCATGGACGCCCGCATCGACGACCTCGAGACCCTGGTCGAGATGGGCACCGAGGACGGCGGTGACGCCGAGACGATCGCCGAGGCCGAGCGCGAGCTCGTGGCCATCAAGAAGGCCCTCGGCGAGCTCGAGGTGCGCACGCTGCTCTCCGGCGAGTACGACGAGCGCGAGGCGGTCGTCACCATCCGCGCCGGTGCCGGCGGCGTCGACGCGGCCGACTTCGCCGAGATGCTGATGCGCATGTACCTGCGCTGGGCCGAGCGGCACGGCTACCCGACCAAGGTGATGGACACCTCGTACGCCGAGGAGGCCGGCCTGAAGTCGGCCACCTTCGAGGTCAACGTCCCCTACGCCTACGGCAACCTCTCCGTGGAGGCCGGCACCCACCGGCTCGTGCGGATCAGCCCGTTCGACAACCAGGGCCGGCGCCAGACCAGCTTCGCGGCGGTCGAGGTCATCCCGCTGATCGAGCAGACCGACCACATCGAGATCCCCGAGAACGAGATCAAGGTCGATGTCTTCCGCTCCTCGGGTCCCGGCGGCCAGAGCGTCAACACCACCGACTCGGCGGTCCGCATGACGCACATTCCCACCGGCATCGTCGTCTCGATGCAGAACGAGAAGTCGCAGATCCAGAACCGCGCCGCGGCGCTGCGCGTGCTCCAGTCGCGGCTGCTGCTGCAGCGCCAGGCCGAGGAGGCCGCAGAGCGCAAGGAGATGGCCGGCGACGTGAAGGCCAGCTGGGGCGACCAGATGCGCTCCTACGTGCTGCAGCCCTACCAGATGGTCAAGGACCTGCGCACGGAGCACGAGGTCGGCAACCCCAGCGCGGTCTTCGACGGGGACATCGACGACTTCATCGAGGCGGGCATCCGCTGGCGCAAGGAGCAGCAGAAGGCGAACGCCTGA
- the ftsE gene encoding cell division ATP-binding protein FtsE, giving the protein MIRFEHVTKVYPRSSRPALHDINLEVNRGEFVFVVGQSGSGKSTLLRLALREEQATRGSVLVAGHELGRLPHRKVPRLRREIGTVFQDFRLLPNKTVYQNVAFALQVLGKSSHAIRQVVPETLEMVGLAGKEKRFPHELSGGEQQRVAIARAFVNKPAILLADEPTGNLDPTNSLEIVRLLDRINRTGTTIVMATHDDDIVDQLRKRVVELAGGEVIRDENKGVYGAAR; this is encoded by the coding sequence ATGATCCGTTTCGAGCACGTCACCAAGGTCTACCCGCGCTCCTCGCGCCCTGCGCTGCACGACATCAACCTCGAGGTGAACCGCGGCGAGTTCGTCTTCGTCGTCGGGCAGTCCGGCTCGGGCAAGTCCACCCTGCTGCGCCTTGCGCTGCGGGAGGAGCAGGCGACCAGGGGGTCGGTGCTGGTCGCCGGCCATGAGCTCGGGCGCCTGCCGCACCGCAAGGTGCCCCGCCTGCGCCGGGAGATCGGCACGGTGTTCCAGGACTTCCGCCTGCTGCCGAACAAGACCGTCTACCAGAACGTCGCGTTCGCGCTCCAGGTGCTCGGCAAGTCCAGCCACGCCATCCGACAGGTCGTGCCGGAGACCCTCGAGATGGTGGGACTCGCCGGCAAGGAGAAGCGCTTCCCCCACGAGCTGTCCGGCGGCGAGCAGCAGCGCGTCGCCATCGCCAGGGCCTTCGTGAACAAGCCGGCGATCCTGCTCGCCGACGAGCCCACCGGCAACCTCGACCCCACCAACAGCCTCGAGATCGTGCGGCTGCTCGACCGGATCAACCGGACCGGCACCACGATCGTCATGGCCACCCACGACGACGACATCGTCGACCAGCTGCGCAAGCGGGTCGTCGAGCTCGCCGGCGGCGAGGTCATCCGCGACGAGAACAAGGGCGTGTACGGCGCGGCGCGCTGA
- a CDS encoding long-chain fatty acid--CoA ligase translates to MTNLASNLVRTAERHPDVVAIKLDAAELTWSQLHQLAGKAAGALREAGLKPGDRVSLILPNVPAYPILFFGTLLAGGIVVPMNPLLKAQEVEYFFTDSGASFSFVWPDFMQEAVKGAANPGTQVIASGPMGPSEEDLPPGGPRLAPVDRDDDDTAVILYTSGTTGKPKGAELTHSNLHLNAMRSASDIMQMGPDDVVMGCLPLFHVFGLTCGLNAATVCGATLTLIPRFDPAKALEVVARDKVTIFQGVPTMYAAMLHHPDADSADASSLRTCVSGGSAMPAEVMRAFEEKFGCQILEGYGLSETSPVASFNMPDRPTKPGTIGRAIPGCEMKLVDLDGRDVGVGEVGEIAIRGDNVMKGYWNRPEATAEAIPDGWFRTGDLATVDEDGYYTIVDRKKDMIIRGGLNVYPREVEEVLYQHPDVLEAAVVAIPDELMGEEIGAAVALKPGSGTTVDDVRDFVKERIAAYKYPRVVWTMDELPKGPTGKILRREVKAPAAARMEATEEAAAEQRSSTEG, encoded by the coding sequence ATGACCAACCTCGCCAGCAACCTCGTCCGCACCGCCGAGCGCCACCCCGACGTGGTGGCGATCAAGCTCGACGCGGCCGAGCTGACCTGGAGCCAGCTCCACCAGCTGGCGGGCAAGGCGGCCGGGGCCCTGCGGGAGGCGGGACTGAAGCCCGGCGACCGGGTCTCGCTGATCCTGCCCAACGTGCCCGCCTACCCGATCCTCTTCTTCGGCACCCTCCTCGCCGGCGGCATCGTCGTGCCGATGAACCCGCTGCTCAAGGCCCAGGAGGTCGAGTACTTCTTCACCGACTCGGGGGCGTCCTTCTCCTTCGTCTGGCCCGACTTCATGCAGGAGGCCGTCAAGGGCGCTGCCAACCCCGGCACCCAGGTCATCGCGAGTGGGCCGATGGGCCCCAGCGAGGAGGACCTCCCGCCCGGGGGGCCGCGCCTGGCGCCGGTCGACCGCGACGACGACGACACCGCCGTCATCCTCTACACCTCGGGCACGACGGGGAAGCCCAAGGGAGCCGAGCTGACGCACAGCAACCTGCACCTGAACGCGATGCGCTCGGCGTCCGACATCATGCAGATGGGCCCGGACGACGTGGTCATGGGCTGCCTGCCGCTCTTCCACGTCTTCGGACTCACCTGCGGCCTCAACGCGGCGACGGTCTGCGGGGCCACCCTGACCCTCATCCCCCGGTTCGACCCCGCCAAGGCACTCGAGGTCGTCGCGCGCGACAAGGTGACCATCTTCCAGGGCGTGCCCACGATGTATGCCGCGATGCTGCACCACCCGGACGCGGACAGCGCCGACGCCTCCAGCCTGCGCACCTGCGTCTCGGGCGGCTCGGCAATGCCGGCTGAGGTCATGCGCGCCTTCGAGGAGAAGTTCGGCTGCCAGATCCTCGAGGGCTACGGCCTGTCGGAGACCTCACCGGTCGCCTCGTTCAACATGCCCGACCGACCCACCAAGCCGGGCACCATCGGCCGGGCCATCCCCGGGTGTGAGATGAAGCTGGTCGACCTCGACGGCAGGGACGTGGGGGTCGGCGAGGTCGGGGAGATCGCGATCCGCGGCGACAACGTCATGAAGGGCTACTGGAACAGGCCCGAGGCGACCGCCGAGGCGATCCCCGACGGCTGGTTCCGCACCGGCGACCTCGCCACCGTCGACGAGGACGGCTACTACACGATCGTCGACCGCAAGAAGGACATGATCATCCGCGGCGGCCTCAACGTGTACCCGCGCGAGGTGGAGGAGGTGCTTTACCAGCACCCCGACGTCCTCGAGGCCGCGGTCGTCGCGATCCCGGACGAGCTGATGGGCGAGGAGATCGGCGCCGCAGTGGCCCTCAAGCCCGGCTCCGGCACGACCGTCGACGACGTCCGAGACTTCGTCAAGGAGCGGATCGCCGCGTACAAGTACCCACGGGTGGTCTGGACCATGGACGAGCTGCCGAAGGGACCGACGGGCAAGATCCTCCGGCGGGAGGTCAAGGCGCCCGCGGCTGCTCGGATGGAGGCCACGGAGGAGGCCGCTGCCGAGCAGAGGTCGTCGACCGAGGGCTGA
- a CDS encoding DinB family protein: MITPETYLRYCDEALVAMRDIVVDLGDDLANRRPDLPGANSPFAILTHCLGVCGRWASTVNLGEVIPRDRDAEFTATGRVADLAADTDRLREAFAGWVAAARPGMPPVNPPPEDDAPKTQGEVLLHVYEELAQHRGQLEVTRDLLRSTAG; the protein is encoded by the coding sequence GTGATCACGCCCGAGACCTACCTGCGCTACTGCGACGAGGCGCTGGTGGCCATGCGCGACATCGTGGTCGACCTCGGCGACGACCTCGCCAACCGGCGCCCCGACCTGCCCGGCGCCAACAGCCCGTTCGCGATCCTCACCCACTGCCTCGGTGTCTGCGGGCGCTGGGCCTCGACGGTGAACCTCGGCGAGGTCATCCCGCGCGACCGCGACGCCGAGTTCACCGCGACTGGCCGGGTCGCCGACCTCGCGGCCGACACCGACCGGCTGCGCGAGGCCTTCGCCGGGTGGGTCGCCGCTGCGCGGCCGGGTATGCCGCCGGTGAACCCGCCACCGGAGGACGATGCGCCGAAGACCCAGGGCGAGGTGCTCCTCCACGTCTACGAGGAGCTCGCCCAGCACCGCGGGCAGCTGGAGGTTACCCGCGACCTGCTCCGCTCGACCGCCGGGTAG
- the ligA gene encoding NAD-dependent DNA ligase LigA, translating to MSEIVSEVPQELHHEWVDLAQKATEAQFNYYVKDAPTISDAEYDGVIRRLTELEEAYPSLRTPDSPTQQVGGTFSTDFAAVDHLERMLSLDNCFSPEELAAWAARVTRDAGGADFHYLSELKIDGLAVNLLYENGRLVRALTRGDGRTGEDVTNNVRTIEHIPHRLAGTDHPARVEIRGEVYFPLEAFADLNASLVEAGKAPFANPRNSAAGSLRQKDPRVTASRPLHMLVHGIGYREGFELTRQSHGYELLAQWGLPVSSHYRVLDTVEQVQEFVTHYGENRHSVEHEIDGIVVKVDELAVQRALGSTSRAPRWAIAYKYPPEEVNTKLLDIQVNVGRTGRVTPFGVMEPVVVAGSTVEMATLHNAHEVKRKGVLIGDTVVLRKAGDVIPEILGPVVALRDGSEREFVMPTHCPSCGTKLAPQKEGDKDIRCPNARSCPSQLRERVFGLAGRGAFDIEALGWEGSIALLESGVIDDESTLFGLTEQDIARVPLYTRAAKKTDAPESVVDGRVLSANGKRLVANLQAAKQQPLWRVLVGLSIRHVGPTAARALAQHFGSMDAIRGASREELAGVEGVGGVIADSVREWFDLPENDWHQRIVEQWAKDGVRMEDERDESVEQTLTGLTVVVTGSLAGFSRDEAKEAILARGGKAAGSVSKKTDYVVVGENAGSKEDKARELGRPILDEAGFVRLLETGRP from the coding sequence GTGAGCGAGATCGTCAGCGAGGTGCCGCAGGAGCTCCACCACGAGTGGGTCGACCTGGCGCAGAAGGCCACCGAGGCGCAGTTCAACTACTACGTCAAGGACGCGCCGACGATCAGCGACGCCGAGTACGACGGGGTCATCCGGCGCCTGACGGAGCTGGAGGAGGCCTACCCCTCGCTGCGCACCCCCGACAGCCCGACCCAACAGGTGGGCGGCACCTTCTCCACCGACTTCGCGGCGGTCGACCACCTCGAGCGCATGCTCAGCCTCGACAACTGCTTCAGCCCCGAGGAGCTGGCGGCGTGGGCCGCCCGCGTCACCCGCGACGCGGGCGGCGCCGACTTCCACTACCTCAGCGAGCTGAAGATCGACGGACTCGCCGTCAACCTCCTCTACGAGAACGGGCGACTGGTGCGGGCGCTCACCCGCGGCGACGGCCGCACGGGCGAGGACGTCACCAACAACGTCCGGACCATCGAGCACATCCCGCACCGGCTCGCCGGCACCGACCACCCCGCCCGCGTGGAGATCCGCGGCGAGGTCTACTTCCCGCTCGAGGCCTTCGCCGACCTGAACGCCTCGCTCGTCGAGGCGGGCAAGGCGCCGTTCGCCAACCCGCGCAACTCGGCCGCGGGATCGCTGCGGCAGAAGGACCCCCGCGTCACGGCGAGCCGTCCGCTGCACATGCTGGTCCACGGCATCGGCTACCGCGAGGGCTTCGAGCTGACCCGGCAGTCGCACGGGTACGAGCTGCTGGCGCAGTGGGGCCTGCCGGTCTCCTCGCACTACCGCGTGCTCGACACCGTCGAGCAGGTGCAGGAGTTCGTCACCCACTACGGCGAGAACCGGCACAGCGTCGAGCACGAGATCGACGGCATCGTCGTCAAGGTCGACGAGCTGGCGGTGCAGCGCGCGCTCGGCTCCACGTCCCGGGCGCCCCGTTGGGCGATCGCCTACAAGTATCCGCCCGAGGAGGTCAACACCAAGCTCCTCGACATCCAGGTCAACGTCGGGCGCACCGGCCGGGTCACCCCGTTCGGGGTCATGGAACCCGTGGTCGTGGCCGGGTCCACCGTCGAGATGGCCACGCTGCACAACGCCCACGAGGTCAAGCGCAAGGGCGTGCTCATCGGCGACACCGTGGTGCTGCGCAAGGCCGGCGACGTCATCCCCGAGATCCTCGGCCCGGTCGTCGCGCTGCGCGACGGCAGCGAGCGCGAGTTCGTCATGCCGACCCACTGCCCCTCCTGCGGCACGAAGCTCGCCCCGCAGAAGGAGGGAGACAAGGACATCCGCTGCCCCAACGCGCGCTCGTGCCCGTCGCAGCTGCGCGAGCGGGTCTTCGGACTGGCAGGCCGGGGCGCGTTCGACATCGAGGCACTGGGGTGGGAGGGCTCCATCGCCCTGCTCGAGTCGGGCGTCATCGACGACGAGAGCACCCTGTTCGGCCTGACGGAGCAGGACATCGCCCGGGTGCCCCTCTACACGCGGGCGGCGAAGAAGACCGACGCCCCGGAGTCGGTCGTCGACGGCCGGGTGCTGTCGGCCAACGGCAAGCGCCTGGTCGCCAACCTGCAGGCCGCCAAGCAGCAGCCGCTGTGGCGGGTGCTCGTCGGCCTGTCCATCCGGCACGTCGGGCCCACCGCGGCCCGGGCGCTGGCGCAGCACTTCGGGTCGATGGACGCCATCCGCGGCGCCAGCCGCGAGGAGCTCGCCGGGGTCGAGGGGGTCGGGGGAGTGATCGCCGACTCCGTGCGCGAGTGGTTCGACCTGCCCGAGAACGACTGGCACCAGCGCATCGTCGAGCAGTGGGCCAAAGACGGCGTCCGCATGGAGGACGAGCGCGACGAGTCGGTCGAGCAGACGCTCACCGGTCTCACCGTGGTCGTCACCGGGTCGCTCGCGGGATTCTCCCGCGACGAGGCCAAGGAGGCGATCTTGGCCCGCGGCGGCAAGGCGGCCGGCTCGGTCTCGAAGAAGACCGACTACGTCGTCGTGGGGGAGAACGCCGGCTCCAAGGAGGACAAGGCGCGCGAGCTCGGGCGCCCGATCCTCGACGAGGCCGGCTTCGTGCGGCTGCTCGAGACCGGCAGGCCGTGA
- a CDS encoding MmcQ/YjbR family DNA-binding protein: protein MTPLERVRGLCTAFPATEERTSHGEPTWFAGGRMSFVMYADHHHDDREAFWAAAPDGAQEALVAEDPTRYFRPPYVGTRGWVGIYLDVADVDWDRVEEIVDDAWRSVAPKRLLAELDEAAGAPAEGRHGPH, encoded by the coding sequence ATGACGCCGCTGGAGCGGGTGCGAGGGCTCTGCACCGCCTTCCCGGCCACCGAGGAGCGGACGAGCCACGGTGAGCCCACCTGGTTCGCCGGCGGCCGGATGTCCTTCGTCATGTATGCCGACCACCACCACGACGACCGCGAGGCCTTCTGGGCGGCGGCGCCCGACGGTGCGCAGGAGGCGCTCGTCGCCGAGGACCCGACGCGCTACTTCCGCCCGCCCTACGTGGGCACCCGCGGCTGGGTGGGCATCTACCTCGACGTCGCGGACGTCGACTGGGATCGCGTCGAGGAGATCGTCGACGACGCCTGGCGCTCGGTGGCCCCGAAGCGCCTGCTGGCCGAGCTCGACGAGGCGGCCGGGGCGCCCGCGGAGGGGCGCCACGGCCCGCACTAG
- a CDS encoding lytic transglycosylase domain-containing protein → MRQTAIAVAAAAGFALLVITQIPQGEPVSSAEGSAPQARPWVWQDEGATSIPRPPDGTPAASADPYAAERGRALKDAYSLAASAVPTGCGLTPVVLAAVGQVESGSAGGRAVGPDHRLDPPIYGPLLDGGSRAAVPDTDGGSFDGSKEWDRSMGLMQMLPDTWWAVGVDGDGDSLADPQNVYDAALAVGRHLCDGGRSLASTTGLREAVYAYRGSAGYVEAVLDWVQYFTAHGLESLGDVGTSAPPEVRAAELDAPTVVAAMPGQPTVTAEPAGAVDVAALLPPSLTNTRGSGSFTVARPRSTSSTTSGSTARPATTTTTPPRPSNMPTTTTPPLPTTTTPPPTTTTPPPTTTTPLPTTTTPLPTTTTTVPPPVTTTNPPTTTDPPPPPTTTSDPPPPPPTTTSDPPPPPPSTTSDPPPPPPSTTSDPPPPPPSTTSDPPPPPPTTTSEPPPTTTEPSTTSYSATTTTTP, encoded by the coding sequence ATGCGACAGACGGCGATTGCAGTGGCCGCGGCCGCCGGGTTCGCGCTGCTGGTCATCACCCAGATCCCTCAGGGAGAGCCGGTCAGCAGCGCCGAGGGGTCTGCCCCTCAGGCCCGGCCCTGGGTGTGGCAGGACGAGGGCGCCACTTCGATCCCGCGCCCTCCGGACGGCACGCCCGCAGCATCCGCCGACCCCTACGCGGCCGAGCGCGGCCGAGCGCTCAAGGACGCCTACAGCCTCGCTGCCTCAGCCGTTCCCACCGGGTGTGGCCTGACGCCGGTCGTGCTGGCTGCCGTCGGTCAGGTCGAGTCCGGCTCGGCCGGGGGCCGGGCGGTCGGGCCGGACCACCGCCTCGACCCGCCGATCTACGGACCACTGCTCGACGGCGGCTCCCGGGCCGCGGTCCCGGACACCGACGGGGGGTCCTTCGACGGCAGCAAGGAGTGGGACCGCTCCATGGGCTTGATGCAGATGCTGCCCGACACGTGGTGGGCCGTGGGGGTCGACGGAGACGGTGACAGCCTGGCCGACCCCCAGAACGTCTACGACGCGGCCCTCGCGGTCGGTCGCCACCTCTGCGACGGCGGCCGAAGCCTCGCCAGCACCACCGGCCTTCGAGAGGCCGTCTACGCCTACCGCGGCTCCGCCGGGTACGTCGAGGCGGTGCTGGACTGGGTGCAGTACTTCACGGCCCACGGCCTGGAGTCGCTCGGTGACGTCGGCACCTCCGCACCGCCCGAGGTCAGGGCCGCGGAGCTCGACGCCCCCACGGTGGTGGCCGCCATGCCCGGACAGCCCACCGTCACCGCCGAACCGGCCGGTGCTGTGGACGTCGCGGCGCTCCTGCCTCCGAGCCTGACCAACACGCGTGGCTCCGGCTCGTTCACCGTGGCTCGGCCGAGGAGCACCTCCTCGACGACCAGCGGCAGCACGGCTCGCCCGGCCACGACGACGACCACCCCACCCCGCCCGTCCAACATGCCGACGACCACCACCCCGCCGCTGCCCACCACGACGACCCCACCGCCGACCACCACCACGCCACCACCGACCACCACCACGCCGCTGCCCACCACGACGACGCCGTTGCCCACCACGACCACGACCGTCCCGCCGCCCGTGACGACGACCAACCCTCCGACGACGACGGACCCGCCACCTCCGCCGACCACCACCAGCGACCCGCCGCCACCACCCCCCACGACCACCAGCGACCCGCCGCCACCACCACCGAGCACCACCAGCGACCCGCCGCCACCACCACCGAGCACCACCAGCGACCCGCCGCCACCACCACCGAGCACCACCAGCGACCCGCCGCCACCTCCCCCCACGACCACCAGCGAGCCGCCGCCCACGACGACGGAACCGAGCACCACGTCGTACTCCGCGACCACGACGACGACGCCCTGA
- the ftsX gene encoding permease-like cell division protein FtsX → MRLQFILSEIWIGFRRNLSMAISVVLVTMVSMYLLGLGLLAQRQADTFKGYWYDRVQVTIFMCTEDSGEPACDKRAVTEEQKNAIKAQLDQMRPLVKNVYYESEQQAFDRFQKQFRNSPLAGNVRVGDIPQNFRVQLSDPTKYEVIVSSFEGAPGVGTVQDQKKVLDKFFKGINYITIFSFVLAALMVLCAVLLMATTIRQAAFSRRRETGIMKLVGASNFTIRFPFMMETLISALLGAAAATGLLWATANYGFNRYLNQLILDQAFIGVSDVWAITPWMAAGVAVLSIGTSWVTLWRYLRV, encoded by the coding sequence ATGCGACTGCAGTTCATCCTCAGCGAGATCTGGATCGGTTTCCGGCGAAACCTGTCCATGGCCATCTCGGTGGTGCTGGTGACCATGGTCTCGATGTACCTGCTCGGCCTCGGGCTGCTCGCCCAGCGCCAGGCCGACACCTTCAAGGGCTACTGGTACGACCGCGTGCAGGTGACGATCTTCATGTGCACCGAGGACTCCGGTGAGCCCGCCTGTGACAAGAGGGCGGTCACCGAGGAGCAGAAGAACGCGATCAAGGCCCAGCTCGACCAGATGCGGCCGCTCGTGAAGAACGTCTACTACGAGTCCGAGCAGCAGGCGTTCGACCGGTTCCAGAAGCAGTTCCGCAACAGCCCGCTCGCCGGCAACGTCCGGGTCGGCGACATCCCGCAGAACTTCCGGGTCCAGCTGAGCGACCCGACCAAGTACGAGGTCATCGTCAGCTCGTTCGAGGGCGCGCCCGGCGTCGGGACGGTCCAGGACCAGAAGAAGGTGCTCGACAAGTTCTTCAAGGGCATCAACTACATCACCATCTTCTCCTTCGTCCTCGCGGCGCTGATGGTGCTCTGCGCGGTGCTGCTGATGGCGACGACGATCCGGCAGGCGGCTTTCAGCCGGCGGCGGGAGACGGGGATCATGAAGCTGGTCGGCGCGTCGAACTTCACGATCCGGTTCCCGTTCATGATGGAGACGCTCATCAGCGCCCTGCTCGGCGCCGCCGCGGCGACCGGCCTGCTGTGGGCGACGGCCAACTACGGCTTCAACCGTTACCTCAACCAGCTCATCCTCGACCAGGCGTTCATCGGCGTCTCGGACGTCTGGGCGATCACGCCGTGGATGGCCGCCGGTGTCGCCGTGCTCTCCATCGGCACCTCCTGGGTCACGCTGTGGCGCTACTTGCGCGTCTGA
- a CDS encoding DMT family transporter has protein sequence MTTAAPPVLPVPTVKVARVPWQVKFLLLAGIWGSSFLLMKIGLRSLAPLQIASLRILAGVSALLVLLSVTRGTLPRGRRVWGHLMVTGFFLGTLPFSLFAASEERVSSALAGIGNATTPLATVLFGLLLLPAERLPGRKLAAVLAGFVGVLVILQPWQALGRPDPVGFGMTLVAGASYGVGWTYVRRNLAKADLGGLAMPTAQLLASSVQIVAVLLLWWALNRDGYAAPWSVRPDATADSALWPLLAVLALGVVGTGLAYVLQFDVVRAAGATVGATVTYLIPVVSVVLGVALLDERLAWPQVLGAAIVLGSAVVIGLPARRRTSPAG, from the coding sequence ATGACGACCGCCGCACCCCCTGTCCTGCCGGTCCCGACGGTCAAGGTCGCGCGGGTGCCCTGGCAGGTGAAGTTCCTGCTCCTGGCGGGCATCTGGGGCTCGAGCTTCCTGCTCATGAAGATCGGGCTGCGTTCGCTGGCGCCCCTGCAGATCGCGAGCCTGCGCATCCTCGCCGGGGTGTCCGCGCTGCTCGTCCTGCTCTCCGTCACCCGCGGCACCCTCCCGCGGGGCCGCCGCGTCTGGGGCCACCTGATGGTGACCGGCTTCTTCCTCGGCACCCTGCCGTTCTCGCTCTTCGCGGCGAGCGAGGAGCGGGTCTCCTCGGCGCTCGCCGGCATCGGCAACGCGACGACGCCGCTCGCCACCGTGCTCTTCGGGCTGCTCCTGCTGCCGGCGGAGCGCCTGCCCGGGCGGAAGCTGGCGGCCGTGCTCGCGGGGTTCGTCGGGGTGCTGGTCATCCTCCAGCCCTGGCAGGCGCTCGGCCGCCCCGACCCGGTGGGGTTCGGCATGACCCTGGTTGCCGGCGCCTCCTACGGCGTGGGCTGGACCTACGTGCGCCGCAACCTCGCCAAGGCCGACCTCGGCGGACTGGCCATGCCCACCGCCCAGCTGCTCGCGTCGTCGGTGCAGATCGTCGCCGTGCTCCTGCTGTGGTGGGCGCTGAACCGCGACGGGTATGCCGCGCCCTGGTCGGTGCGGCCCGACGCCACCGCCGACTCGGCGCTGTGGCCGCTCCTGGCGGTGCTCGCCCTCGGCGTGGTCGGCACCGGCCTCGCCTACGTGCTGCAGTTCGACGTCGTGCGGGCGGCCGGCGCGACGGTCGGTGCCACCGTGACCTACCTGATCCCGGTGGTGTCCGTGGTGCTCGGTGTGGCGCTGCTGGACGAGCGGCTGGCCTGGCCGCAGGTGCTCGGCGCGGCGATCGTCCTCGGCTCCGCCGTCGTCATCGGCCTGCCGGCCCGACGCCGCACGTCCCCAGCCGGCTGA